From Zingiber officinale cultivar Zhangliang chromosome 5B, Zo_v1.1, whole genome shotgun sequence, the proteins below share one genomic window:
- the LOC121984722 gene encoding serine/threonine-protein kinase TIO-like isoform X2, producing MGVEDYHVIELVGEGSFGKVYKGRRKYTRQTVAMKFILKHGKSEKDIHNLRQEIEILRKLKHENIIQMLDSFETPQEFCVVTEFAQGELFEVLEDDKCLPEEQVQAIAKQLVKALHYLHTNRIIHRDMKPQNILIGAGSTIKLCDFGFARAMSANTVVLRSIKGTPLYMAPELVREQPYNHTADLWSLGVILYELFVGQPPFYTNSVYALIRHIVKDPVKYPENMSSNFKSLLKGLLNKVPQNRLTWPALLEHPFVKDASEEPETKPIVGADAVSGSKPTVGADAVSGSEVGMPNRVHKAKDNSISWSNKKEIENGKNDSPSQTTDNQDNASSVGVSGHAHSSDNQILDALEKGSRTVKGASNISHDIEALSVILHPLQTWTKRSPSSLRDLNMDNVSQSFRILTNLIASGTLQPGTSSDILICVLLEFTAALIKVKIGDAQGVCIKSLSVLKKLLEVTGSGSHDSFCKHWSALVYLYSQMLALTTDTSGRIHYEATASIVIMLYRATSELKQSISYEGAKPMERFLLQMVDCASESSIFQHLLECLTISGTSFMSGSSNMVPAACEACKAIWCLINAVETIFAKEQTYAFPLVYSRRQLSLQPDIMEYEQSLKLHKEPVKVISRLVKLFIESKAIQVAIYYSFHNGLESALYATLQIMSRICLLSPSACTVLCGLLNPSDIVAETDVATDGTIVSDIFSVLSLSATYLNKDSGEKSTPKCKLSNPRGLVVHCCITLATIADRLRSVGKCSSSFILSSSQKKQCSRLSVLAHLSLMDDSVASSIQSHCASAMLALSSILSLDIGSYGNSISENTLAILPSMATLRNLLKLRCSNEIETKSNDIVLRWVEPNDGCLGLLKMRLLWGGPLSVQQACSNGIPQLLISLLADGIVEDPVDGKDCRIVRLGLSPAGLIWALSSLCCCLSGGLLHEFFFKKEHVKLITDLLSDQHLISLSTWEGHASGHPGNRDLVNTIVDIVAFPFVAVQSAPNMPSTSASINSGFLLNNGLPGGRLAIENKELVKAIGNNMPYYIQILSEVNFPGRILCSLDYLDLEDVSRPIAMVAKMVGYRPLALQLVKEGLLSPNRVQKLLGGQSIPKDAMLDFLMIISDLARMSKDFYEAIDQAGMLQFLMDFLNSDSADVRAKACSAIGNMCRHSSYFYNSLANHKVIDILIDRCADPDRRTRKFACFAVGNAAYHNDDLYEELRRCIPQLTMLLLAAEEDKTKLNAAGALSNLVRNSSALCEDIVSKGAMQALLEMVCNYSQNALSPSRGRTQNESPLKIVLFALRKMCDHAVCRSFLRSSALFPVFSQLKRSPDQTIVEYASVIASRATQV from the exons ATATTACGGAAGCTGAAGcatgaaaatataattcaaatgctTGATTCCTTTGAGACACCTCAAGAATTTTGTGTTGTCACTGAGTTTGCACAG GGAGAATTATTTGAGGTTCTTGAGGATGACAAGTGTCTCCCAGAAGAACAAGTTCAAGCAATAGCAAAACAATTG GTGAAAGCGCTGCACTACTTGCATACAAACCGAATCATTCATCGCGATATGAAGCCACAAAATATCCTTATAGGTGCAGGATCTACTATAAAG CTTTGTGACTTTGGGTTTGCACGAGCGATGTCAGCAAATACTGTAGTTCTTCGTTCAATAAAAG GTACACCACTTTATATGGCTCCAGAGTTGGTGAGGGAGCAACCATACAATCATACAGCAGATTTGTGGTCGCTTGGAGTTATTTT GTATGAACTTTTTGTTGGTCAGCCACCATTTTACACAAATTCTGTCTATGCATTGATTCGCCATATAGTCAAA GACCCAGTGAAATATCCAGAAAACATGAGCTCAAACTTCAAAAGCTTGTTGAAGGGCCTGCTTAACAAG GTGCCACAGAATAGATTAACTTGGCCAGCTTTGCTGGAACACCCATTTGTAAAAGATGCTTCAGAGGAGCCAGAAACCAAA CCAATTGTTGGTGCTGATGCAGTTAGTGGATCCAAA CCAACTGTTGGAGCTGATGCAGTTAGTGGATCTGAAGTCGGAATGCCAAATAGAGTTCACAAAG CAAAAGATAATTCTATTTCTTGGAGCAATAAAAAAGAGATTGAAAATGGCAAAAATGATAGTCCTTCACAAACAACTGACAATCAAGACAATGCATCTTCTGTGGGTGTATCAGGCCATGCTCATTCATCAG ACAACCAAATTTTGGATGCTCTGGAAAAAGGTTCACGGACAGTAAAAGGTGCAAGTAATATCAGTCATGATATTGAAGCTTTATCAGTCATTTTACACCCTCTGCAAACTTGGACCAAGCGATCACCTAGTTCTCTCAG GGATCTTAATATGGACAATGTGAGCCAGTCATTCAGAATCCTGACAAATCTAATTGCTTCTGGAACACTTCAACCGGGTACATCTTCTGACATCCTAATATGTGTGCTTCTTGAATTCACTGCTGCCCTCATTAAAGTGAAGATTGGGGATGCTCAAGGCGTATGCATTAAG AGCCTTTCTGTTTTGAAGAAGTTATTGGAAGTTACTGGTAGTGGAAGTCATGATTCTTTTTGTAAGCACTGGAGTGCTCTAGTGTATCTTTATTCTCAG ATGCTGGCTTTAACTACTGATACATCTGGTAGGATCCACTATGAAGCTACTGCATCCATTGTGATTATGCTGTACCGTGCTACAAGTGAGCTAAAACAATCAATATCATATGAAGGCGCAAAGCCAATGGAAAGGTTTCTGCTTCAGATGGTTGATTGTGCTAGTGAATCTTCAATTTTCCAGCATTTGCTTGAATGTTTAACTATTTCTGGAACAAGTTTCATGTCAGGATCTTCCAATATGGTTCCAGCTGCATGTGAAGCATGCAAGGCAATTTGGTGTCTGATTAATGCAGTGGAAACAATTTTTGCAAAAGAACAAACATATGCTTTTCCGTTGGTCTATTCACGTAGGCAACTTTCATTGCAACCTGATATTATGGAATATGAGCAATCCCTAAAACTCCACAAGGAACCAGTTAAAGTTATTTCAAGACTTGTGAAATTATTTATTGAATCAAAAGCAATTCAAGTTGCTATTTATTACTCTTTTCACAATGGGTTGGAGTCTGCATTGTATGCCACTCTTCAG ATTATGTCAAGGATCTGTCTTCTGAGCCCTTCTGCATGCACTGTGCTTTGTGGTTTGTTGAATCCATCAGATATTGTTGCTGAAACAGATGTGGCAACTGATGGAACTATTGTATCTGATATTTTTTCTGTATTGTCCTTGAGTGCTACTTATCTAAACAAGGATTCTGGAGAGAAGAGTACTCCAAAATGTAAGCTGTCAAATCCTCGTGGTTTGGTTGTACATTGTTGCATTACTTTGGCAACAATTGCTGATCGATTAAGATCAGTAGGAAAGTGTTCTTCGTCATTCATTCTTTCTAGTTCTCAGAAAAAGCAGTGCTCACGTCTTTCAGTTCTTGCGCACCTTTCCTTGATGGATGATTCTGTGGCAAGTTCCATTCAATCTCATTGTGCATCAGCCATGCTAGCTTTATCATCAATTTTATCTCTTGATATTGGGTCGTATGGGAACTCTATCTCTGAAAATACACTTGCTATATTACCATCTATGGCAACACTACGTAACCTACTAAAGCTTCGCTGTTCTAATGAAATTGAAACAAAGTCTAATGACATTGTCTTGAGGTGGGTAGAGCCCAATGATGGTTGTCTTGGTTTGTTGAAAATGAGGCTTTTATGGGGTGGTCCTCTATCTGTTCAGCAAGCATGTTCTAATGGAATCCCTCAGCTTCTCATTAGTTTGTTAGCAGATGGGATTGTAGAGGATCCTGTCGATGGAAAAGATTGCAGAATTGTTAGATTAGGGCTGTCTCCTGCTGGACTAATTTGGGCACTTTCTTCCTTGTGTTGTTGTCTTAGTGGTGGATTGCTTCATGagttctttttcaaaaaagaGCATGTGAAGCTAATAACTGACTTATTGTCAGATCAACACTTAATTTCACTGAGCACTTGGGAAGGTCATGCTAGTGGTCATCCTGGAAATAGAGATTTAGTGAATACAATTGTGGATATTGTGGCATTTCCCTTTGTTGCAGTACAGAGTGCCCCCAACATGCCATCAACATCAGCATCAATTAACAGTGGCTTCCTCTTAAATAATGGCTTGCCTGGTGGCAGACTTGCAATTGAAAATAAAGAATTAGTTAAAGCTATTGGAAACAATATGCCTTATTATATTCAAATTCTTTCAGAG GTCAATTTTCCTGGTCGCATACTTTGCAGCTTGGACTATCTTGACTTGGAAGATGTGTCGAGGCCTATTGCTATGGTTGCAAAAATGGTTGGATATCGACCTTTAGCACTGCAACTTGTTAAGGAAGGTCTTTTATCTCCAAACAGAGTACAAAAGCTGTTGGGCGGCCAATCAATCCCTAAAGATGCTATGCTGGATTTTCTAATGATTATTTCTGACCTTGCCCGGATGTCAAAG GATTTCTATGAAGCCATTGACCAAGCTGGTATGTTGCAATTTCTCATGGACTTCCTTAATAGTGATTCTGCTGATGTGCGTGCAAAAGCTTGCAGTGCCATTGGTAATATGTGTCGGCACAGTTCCTACTTCTACAACTCACTT gcaaatcataaggtcattgatattttgattgataggtgTGCTGACCCAGACAGACGTACTAGGAAATTTGCTTGTTTTGCT GTTGGGAATGCTGCATACCACAATGATGATCTGTATGAAGAGCTCCGGAGATGCATTCCTCAACTAACAATGCTTCTACTCGCAGCCGAAGAAGATAAAACAAAACTCAATGCTGCTGGTGCACTTAGCAATCTTGTTCGAAATTCAAGTGCTCTATGTGAAGATATTGTGTCTAAGGGTGCCATGCAG GCGTTGTTGGAGATGGTTTGTAACTATTCACAGAATGCATTGAGCCCGAGTCGAGGAAGAACTCAAAATGAATCTCCCCTTAAGATTGTTCTATTTGCTTTGCGTAAGATGTGTGACCATGCTGTTTGCAGATCCTTCCTTCGATCTTCTGCATTATTTCCGGTCTTTTCTCAGCTGAAGAGGTCACCGGATCAAACCATTGTGGAATATGCATCAGTTATAGCGAGCAGGGCTACTCAAGTTTGA
- the LOC121984722 gene encoding serine/threonine-protein kinase TIO-like isoform X1: MGVEDYHVIELVGEGSFGKVYKGRRKYTRQTVAMKFILKHGKSEKDIHNLRQEIEILRKLKHENIIQMLDSFETPQEFCVVTEFAQGELFEVLEDDKCLPEEQVQAIAKQLVKALHYLHTNRIIHRDMKPQNILIGAGSTIKLCDFGFARAMSANTVVLRSIKGTPLYMAPELVREQPYNHTADLWSLGVILYELFVGQPPFYTNSVYALIRHIVKDPVKYPENMSSNFKSLLKGLLNKVPQNRLTWPALLEHPFVKDASEEPETKPIVGADAVSGSKPTVGADAVSGSEVGMPNRVHKGSDFVIDNLEAKDNSISWSNKKEIENGKNDSPSQTTDNQDNASSVGVSGHAHSSDNQILDALEKGSRTVKGASNISHDIEALSVILHPLQTWTKRSPSSLRDLNMDNVSQSFRILTNLIASGTLQPGTSSDILICVLLEFTAALIKVKIGDAQGVCIKSLSVLKKLLEVTGSGSHDSFCKHWSALVYLYSQMLALTTDTSGRIHYEATASIVIMLYRATSELKQSISYEGAKPMERFLLQMVDCASESSIFQHLLECLTISGTSFMSGSSNMVPAACEACKAIWCLINAVETIFAKEQTYAFPLVYSRRQLSLQPDIMEYEQSLKLHKEPVKVISRLVKLFIESKAIQVAIYYSFHNGLESALYATLQIMSRICLLSPSACTVLCGLLNPSDIVAETDVATDGTIVSDIFSVLSLSATYLNKDSGEKSTPKCKLSNPRGLVVHCCITLATIADRLRSVGKCSSSFILSSSQKKQCSRLSVLAHLSLMDDSVASSIQSHCASAMLALSSILSLDIGSYGNSISENTLAILPSMATLRNLLKLRCSNEIETKSNDIVLRWVEPNDGCLGLLKMRLLWGGPLSVQQACSNGIPQLLISLLADGIVEDPVDGKDCRIVRLGLSPAGLIWALSSLCCCLSGGLLHEFFFKKEHVKLITDLLSDQHLISLSTWEGHASGHPGNRDLVNTIVDIVAFPFVAVQSAPNMPSTSASINSGFLLNNGLPGGRLAIENKELVKAIGNNMPYYIQILSEVNFPGRILCSLDYLDLEDVSRPIAMVAKMVGYRPLALQLVKEGLLSPNRVQKLLGGQSIPKDAMLDFLMIISDLARMSKDFYEAIDQAGMLQFLMDFLNSDSADVRAKACSAIGNMCRHSSYFYNSLANHKVIDILIDRCADPDRRTRKFACFAVGNAAYHNDDLYEELRRCIPQLTMLLLAAEEDKTKLNAAGALSNLVRNSSALCEDIVSKGAMQALLEMVCNYSQNALSPSRGRTQNESPLKIVLFALRKMCDHAVCRSFLRSSALFPVFSQLKRSPDQTIVEYASVIASRATQV, translated from the exons ATATTACGGAAGCTGAAGcatgaaaatataattcaaatgctTGATTCCTTTGAGACACCTCAAGAATTTTGTGTTGTCACTGAGTTTGCACAG GGAGAATTATTTGAGGTTCTTGAGGATGACAAGTGTCTCCCAGAAGAACAAGTTCAAGCAATAGCAAAACAATTG GTGAAAGCGCTGCACTACTTGCATACAAACCGAATCATTCATCGCGATATGAAGCCACAAAATATCCTTATAGGTGCAGGATCTACTATAAAG CTTTGTGACTTTGGGTTTGCACGAGCGATGTCAGCAAATACTGTAGTTCTTCGTTCAATAAAAG GTACACCACTTTATATGGCTCCAGAGTTGGTGAGGGAGCAACCATACAATCATACAGCAGATTTGTGGTCGCTTGGAGTTATTTT GTATGAACTTTTTGTTGGTCAGCCACCATTTTACACAAATTCTGTCTATGCATTGATTCGCCATATAGTCAAA GACCCAGTGAAATATCCAGAAAACATGAGCTCAAACTTCAAAAGCTTGTTGAAGGGCCTGCTTAACAAG GTGCCACAGAATAGATTAACTTGGCCAGCTTTGCTGGAACACCCATTTGTAAAAGATGCTTCAGAGGAGCCAGAAACCAAA CCAATTGTTGGTGCTGATGCAGTTAGTGGATCCAAA CCAACTGTTGGAGCTGATGCAGTTAGTGGATCTGAAGTCGGAATGCCAAATAGAGTTCACAAAGGTTCTGATTTCGTTATTGACAATTTGGAGG CAAAAGATAATTCTATTTCTTGGAGCAATAAAAAAGAGATTGAAAATGGCAAAAATGATAGTCCTTCACAAACAACTGACAATCAAGACAATGCATCTTCTGTGGGTGTATCAGGCCATGCTCATTCATCAG ACAACCAAATTTTGGATGCTCTGGAAAAAGGTTCACGGACAGTAAAAGGTGCAAGTAATATCAGTCATGATATTGAAGCTTTATCAGTCATTTTACACCCTCTGCAAACTTGGACCAAGCGATCACCTAGTTCTCTCAG GGATCTTAATATGGACAATGTGAGCCAGTCATTCAGAATCCTGACAAATCTAATTGCTTCTGGAACACTTCAACCGGGTACATCTTCTGACATCCTAATATGTGTGCTTCTTGAATTCACTGCTGCCCTCATTAAAGTGAAGATTGGGGATGCTCAAGGCGTATGCATTAAG AGCCTTTCTGTTTTGAAGAAGTTATTGGAAGTTACTGGTAGTGGAAGTCATGATTCTTTTTGTAAGCACTGGAGTGCTCTAGTGTATCTTTATTCTCAG ATGCTGGCTTTAACTACTGATACATCTGGTAGGATCCACTATGAAGCTACTGCATCCATTGTGATTATGCTGTACCGTGCTACAAGTGAGCTAAAACAATCAATATCATATGAAGGCGCAAAGCCAATGGAAAGGTTTCTGCTTCAGATGGTTGATTGTGCTAGTGAATCTTCAATTTTCCAGCATTTGCTTGAATGTTTAACTATTTCTGGAACAAGTTTCATGTCAGGATCTTCCAATATGGTTCCAGCTGCATGTGAAGCATGCAAGGCAATTTGGTGTCTGATTAATGCAGTGGAAACAATTTTTGCAAAAGAACAAACATATGCTTTTCCGTTGGTCTATTCACGTAGGCAACTTTCATTGCAACCTGATATTATGGAATATGAGCAATCCCTAAAACTCCACAAGGAACCAGTTAAAGTTATTTCAAGACTTGTGAAATTATTTATTGAATCAAAAGCAATTCAAGTTGCTATTTATTACTCTTTTCACAATGGGTTGGAGTCTGCATTGTATGCCACTCTTCAG ATTATGTCAAGGATCTGTCTTCTGAGCCCTTCTGCATGCACTGTGCTTTGTGGTTTGTTGAATCCATCAGATATTGTTGCTGAAACAGATGTGGCAACTGATGGAACTATTGTATCTGATATTTTTTCTGTATTGTCCTTGAGTGCTACTTATCTAAACAAGGATTCTGGAGAGAAGAGTACTCCAAAATGTAAGCTGTCAAATCCTCGTGGTTTGGTTGTACATTGTTGCATTACTTTGGCAACAATTGCTGATCGATTAAGATCAGTAGGAAAGTGTTCTTCGTCATTCATTCTTTCTAGTTCTCAGAAAAAGCAGTGCTCACGTCTTTCAGTTCTTGCGCACCTTTCCTTGATGGATGATTCTGTGGCAAGTTCCATTCAATCTCATTGTGCATCAGCCATGCTAGCTTTATCATCAATTTTATCTCTTGATATTGGGTCGTATGGGAACTCTATCTCTGAAAATACACTTGCTATATTACCATCTATGGCAACACTACGTAACCTACTAAAGCTTCGCTGTTCTAATGAAATTGAAACAAAGTCTAATGACATTGTCTTGAGGTGGGTAGAGCCCAATGATGGTTGTCTTGGTTTGTTGAAAATGAGGCTTTTATGGGGTGGTCCTCTATCTGTTCAGCAAGCATGTTCTAATGGAATCCCTCAGCTTCTCATTAGTTTGTTAGCAGATGGGATTGTAGAGGATCCTGTCGATGGAAAAGATTGCAGAATTGTTAGATTAGGGCTGTCTCCTGCTGGACTAATTTGGGCACTTTCTTCCTTGTGTTGTTGTCTTAGTGGTGGATTGCTTCATGagttctttttcaaaaaagaGCATGTGAAGCTAATAACTGACTTATTGTCAGATCAACACTTAATTTCACTGAGCACTTGGGAAGGTCATGCTAGTGGTCATCCTGGAAATAGAGATTTAGTGAATACAATTGTGGATATTGTGGCATTTCCCTTTGTTGCAGTACAGAGTGCCCCCAACATGCCATCAACATCAGCATCAATTAACAGTGGCTTCCTCTTAAATAATGGCTTGCCTGGTGGCAGACTTGCAATTGAAAATAAAGAATTAGTTAAAGCTATTGGAAACAATATGCCTTATTATATTCAAATTCTTTCAGAG GTCAATTTTCCTGGTCGCATACTTTGCAGCTTGGACTATCTTGACTTGGAAGATGTGTCGAGGCCTATTGCTATGGTTGCAAAAATGGTTGGATATCGACCTTTAGCACTGCAACTTGTTAAGGAAGGTCTTTTATCTCCAAACAGAGTACAAAAGCTGTTGGGCGGCCAATCAATCCCTAAAGATGCTATGCTGGATTTTCTAATGATTATTTCTGACCTTGCCCGGATGTCAAAG GATTTCTATGAAGCCATTGACCAAGCTGGTATGTTGCAATTTCTCATGGACTTCCTTAATAGTGATTCTGCTGATGTGCGTGCAAAAGCTTGCAGTGCCATTGGTAATATGTGTCGGCACAGTTCCTACTTCTACAACTCACTT gcaaatcataaggtcattgatattttgattgataggtgTGCTGACCCAGACAGACGTACTAGGAAATTTGCTTGTTTTGCT GTTGGGAATGCTGCATACCACAATGATGATCTGTATGAAGAGCTCCGGAGATGCATTCCTCAACTAACAATGCTTCTACTCGCAGCCGAAGAAGATAAAACAAAACTCAATGCTGCTGGTGCACTTAGCAATCTTGTTCGAAATTCAAGTGCTCTATGTGAAGATATTGTGTCTAAGGGTGCCATGCAG GCGTTGTTGGAGATGGTTTGTAACTATTCACAGAATGCATTGAGCCCGAGTCGAGGAAGAACTCAAAATGAATCTCCCCTTAAGATTGTTCTATTTGCTTTGCGTAAGATGTGTGACCATGCTGTTTGCAGATCCTTCCTTCGATCTTCTGCATTATTTCCGGTCTTTTCTCAGCTGAAGAGGTCACCGGATCAAACCATTGTGGAATATGCATCAGTTATAGCGAGCAGGGCTACTCAAGTTTGA